CTGATGGCACACTCTGGGTCATCAGCAACAACAGAAACCCTGATTTTGCGCTGATTTTGAGGCCTGCGCCGTGATGCCAGTGGCGGTATGCCGCGGATTTCACACTTGGACAGAAGTGGTGTAGAGTTACATGTCGTTGCGGAGATCGCCGGGGAAATAAAAGCTTGCCCTTGGGATCGAAATCAACAGCTGCACCTCTAGCTCAACTGGCAGAGCAATTGACTCTTAATCAATGGGTTCCGGGTTCGAGTCCCGGGGGGTGCACAAAACAAAAGGCCTTGGTGTGAATATCACGCCAAGGCCTTTTTTGTGTTAATTCATGCCGCTTCCTGCACCGACCACATGGCGTTCATCACGCAGGGCCGAATGTGGTCCGTGACCACAAAAAACTGGTGTAGAGTTATTTGTCGTTGCAGAGGCCAACGGGGAATGCAAATTCCCTCATAAGCCGAAACAATAGCTGCACCTCTAGCTCAACTGGCAGAGCAATTGACTCTTAATCAATGGGTTCCGGGTTCGAGTCCCGGGGGGTGCACCACAAAGTAAAGGCTCCGGATCGCATCTACGATCCGGAGCCTTTCGCGTTTCCATGCCGAGCTTCCCGCAGGAAGCCCGGCAACGGGCTCAGGTCAGGCCTGCGGCAAGTCGGTGTTTTCCGTGTGGGCTTCCTGCTCCGGCGCGGGCAACCCCGCCAGGCCCCGGACGACCAACCGAAGTTCCTCCCGCAGCCGGACGGTGTCCACGGCAACGGGGGACAGAACATCCTGCTCAAGCTTTACTGCCTCTGCAAGAGCTGCAATGCCGGCGTCAGTAAGAGTCACCACGTGACTTCGGCGGTCGGAGTCACTGCGTTGTCGGGTGACATGCCCGTGCAGCTCCAGCCTCGCGAGGGTGGTACCCATTGTTTGGGCCTTGACCCGCGCAACTTCGGCCAGAGCCGCCTGCGTGATGGCACCCTTGGCAGCCAACACCTGCATGGCAATGACACCGGCGTGGGTAAGACCGATGGACTTCAATTTTTCGTTCCACGAGATTTCCACCAGGCGCGCGGCTGTCGAAAGCAAACGGGTGGTGGGCCATCTCTCCATATCTGGCATGCCGACAGTATATGCGCGGAAGCGGTGAGGACGCGGCCTCGCCCACTAAACTGGAAAATCGCGACCACTGGTAAGGAGAACATTTTGGCTGAACGACTTATCCCGGGAGATGCCGCCCCGGACTTCACACTTCAGGATGAGACCGGCAAAAGCGTGAGCTTGTCGGACCTCCGCGGACGAAAAACCATCCTCTACTTCTACCCGGCCGCTTCCACTCCCGGGTGCACCAAGGAAGCACGCGATTTCCGCGACTCCCTGGGGTCACTGCAGGCTGCAGGATACGAAGTGGTGGGTGTCTCCCCCGACCCCGTCAAGGCACTTGCCAAGTTCTCCGAAGAAGAACAACTGACCTTTCGGCTGCTATCGGACGAGGATCACACCGTCGCCGAGGCATATGGGGCCTGGGGTGAGAAAAAGAACTACGGCCGCAGCTACATGGGATTGATCCGATCCACCTTTGCGGTTGATCCCGATGGAAAGGTTTCCCTGGCCCAGTACAACGTGCGCGCCACCGGGCACGTAGCCAAGCTCCGGCGGGATCTCAAGCTGGACAAGTAACGGGTACACTGGAGGCCGGTATATGGCAGCGACCGTCCTTTCAGGCGGTCGGATTGCCTGCCAGCGCGAGTGGTGAAATTGGCAGACACGCAGGATTTAGGTTCCTGTGCCTTCGGGCGTGGGGGTTCAAGTCCCCCCTTGCGCACAGATACGGAAATACCCCCGGTTGCAAGACCGGGGGTATTTTATTTTCATGCAGCCGGGGCACCTGAAAGTCCGCTGGGAAGCGCAGTCAGGACGTTCAACTAGACTGGAATGCGGTCTGGCCGAAGCCGGCCACAGCACTTCCAACCGGCTTGAGGGGACACGAGTGGCAAGCAGCAAAATGCGGCGCCTGGGCATGCAGTTCGGAGCTGCCGTACTGGCTTTGGGACTGGCAGGGTGCACCGGAACCCCGGGCCCGTCGCCGTCGTCATCCACCGGCAGCTCCCCCGCGGTTGAACCGACAGCAACCTTCAATTTCGGCACGGCGTCCATGCCCTTGGGCCTGGATCCCGCCATGACCGCCGATTCCGAGTCCTACCGTGTCACCCGCCAAGTCCTCGAAGGACTTGTGGGGGTGGATGGCGAAACAGGTCAAACCACGCCCCTCCTCGCCACCGAGTGGAAAGACAGCAACAACGGGCTCAGTTACGACTTCACGCTCCGGTCCGGTGTGACCTTCCACGACGGCACTACCCTGGATGCAACCGCCGTATGCGCCAACTTCAACCGCTGGTTCACGTTTCCCGAGGAGCTCAGGAATCAGGCGCCGGGCATCTCCTTTCAGAGCGTTTTCAAGGCGTACTCGGATCAGCCGGTATTCTCCATTTTCAAAGACTGCAAGGTGGTTTCGGCCACCGACGTCCAGATCAATCTGACGCGGCCCTTCACTGGATTCCTTCAGGCGTTGACCTTGCCAGCCTTCGCAATATCTTCCCCGGCTGCTTTGCAGGCAAAGACAGCCAATGTCCTTGACCAAGTACGCAACGGCCAAGCCATGTCCACCTACGCCGGCCATCCCGTGGGCACAGGCCCCTATGCATTCACCGCGTGGGATGAGAAAAAGCTCACGTTGTCCAGCTACAAGGGCTACTGGGGAAACAAGGGACAGATCGCAACCATCAACTTCATCCCCTACGATCGCGCGGAATCACGCCAGCAGGCCCTTCTGGATGGCAAGATCGACGCCTACGACCTTGTGACCTCAGGGACTTTTGACCAACTGGTCAAAAAGGGTGTCCAGATCATCCAGCGCGACCCTTTCTCGGTGATGTACCTGGGGATCAACCAAGCTGTTGCACCGCTGGAAAAGCCCGAAGTGCGCCAAGCAATCGAGATGGCGATCGACAAGGAAGCGTTGATCCGGAAGTTCTTCATCGACAACACGGCGCAGGCATCACAATTCGTGCCACCCAAGCTCAGCGGCTTCAACAACAATGCCCCCTCCCTGGGGTACAACCCAGAGAAGGCCAAGGAGCTCTTGAAGAAAGCCGGCTATAAGGGTGAGGAGCTGAAGTTCTACTACCCCCTCAACGCCACAAGGGCATACATGCCCACCCCGGAAAAGATTTACGCCGAGCTCAGCCGCCAACTCGTCGCCGTCGGCTTCAACATCAAACCGGTTCCCATCGACTGGGAAGATGGCTACCTCCAAAGCGTCCAGTCGGCCGGCGACCGGGGCCTTCACCTCCTGGGCTGGAACGGTTCGTACGCGGACGCAGACAACTTCCTCGGACCCCTTTTTGGCGAAACCCGCGCCGAGTTCGGATACGCCGACTCGGAAGTCTTCCACAAGATAGAACGCGCACGGGCAATGCCCGAAGGCGATGAACGCAACGCCCAGTACCAGGCCATCAATGCTGAGATCGCGGCGTCGGTACCGGCTGTGCCCATAGCCTTCCCCATCTCGGCGCTGGCTCTGTCCAACAAGGTTGAAAGCTACCCAGCTTCCCCCGTCCTCAACGAAGTTTTCACAAACGTCCGCCTAAAGCCTTGACGATTCCCCGCAATTTCAGTATTGAGACTGCACGGGGATATTCTGTGACAGCCAGTGCCGCCGCTAACGGAGATTGATCGTGACCTTCATTTCCAAGACTCAACATGCCGACGTCGTCCTTATTGGCGGCGGAATCATGAGTGCCACCCTTGGTGCGTTCATCAAGCAACTTGAACCCACCTGGACCATCTCCATGTTCGAAAGACTCGACGAAGCAGGGCTTGAGAGTTCCGGACCCTGGAACAATGCCGGCACCGGCCATGCCGCGCTGTGTGAGCTGAACTACTCCCCCGCAGCAAAAGACGGTTCCGTAGACCCGTCCAAGGCCCTGCACATTAACGAACAGTTCCAGCTGTCCCGCCAGTTCTGGTCCCATCTTGTGGACAGCAAAGTGATCGGGTCTCCCAAAGGCTTCATCAACACAGTTCCGCACATGAGCTTCGTCATCGGCGATAATCACGCGAATTTCCTCAAAACGCGGTACGAGGCCCTGAAGCCCAACACGCTGTTCCGCAGCATGGAGTACACCGAGGACCAGGACCAGATCGCCAAATGGGCACCGTTGATCGTCAAGGGCCGCGACCGCAAGCAGCGCGTGGCCGCAACCCGCGCAGCTGAAGGCACCGACGTCGACTTCGGCGCCTTGACCCGCGAGCTGACGGGCTACCTGCAGAGCAGCGGCGCCGAGGTCAACTATGGCCACGACGTCACCAACATCCACCGCGCAGCAGGCGGTGGATGGGATCTGTCCATCAAGCACCCCAAGTCAGGCGAACACGGCCGCATCCATGCCAAGTTCGTCTTCGTAGGAGCCGGCGGCGGTGCACTCCACCTGCTTCAGGCATCCGGCATCCCTGAAAGCAAAGGCTACGGCGGCTTCCCCGTCTCCGGCCAGTTCTTCCGCTGCACCGACGACGCCGTGACTTCCCAGCACAGTGCAAAGGTCTACGGCCAGGCTTCGGTCGGCGCGCCGCCAATGTCCGTCCCGCACCTGGACACCCGCTATGTGGACGGAAAACGCTCCCTCCTCTTCGGCCCGTACGCCGGGTTCTCCACCAACTTCCTGAAGACCTCCAGCTACCTGGACCTTCCGCTGTCCATCCGCCCGGGAAACATCATTCCCATGCTGGCCGTGGCCAAGGACAACATGGACCTCACCGCCTACCTCATCAAGGAGGTTGCCAAGCGGCACGAGGCCAAGGTTGAGGCCCTGCGCGAGTACTACCCTGAAGCATCCGGCGGCAATTGGGAACTGATCACCGCCGGTCAGCGTGTACAAATCATCAAGAAGCACCCACAGAAGGGTGGCGTGCTGCAGTTCGGCACCGAAGTCATCGCTTCCCGCGATGGTTCGATCGGCGCGCTGCTGGGCGCTTCTCCGGGCGCGTCCACCGCCGTGCCCATCATGATCGAACTGTTGCAGAAGTCCTTCCCCAAGAACTTCAAGGGTTGGCAGTCCAAACTCAAGGACATGATGCCGGGCTACGGCGTCAAGCTCAACGAGAATGCGGACCTGGCGGCCGAACTGGAAGCAAGCACTGCAAGGTCCCTGCAATTGGAAGTGGCTAACGCCATCCAAAGCTAGGCCACACCCGGGGCTGCGGCCGGTTCCCTCAGCCGAATCGTTACGTAGACCGCAGGAGTCAATGCAATGTTCCGCTTGGCCAAACTGTCCCTGGGAAACCGGGCCCTGATCGCGCTGATCACCGTCTTTGCGGCGGTGTTCGGCGTGATCACCATGGGGTCGCTGAAGCAGGAACTCATTCCGTCCATCGAGTTCCCGCAGATCACCGTGGTGACCTCCATGCCGGGCGCTTCGCCGGAGGTTGTGGACAAGCAGTTGAGCCAGCCCCTGGAAACAGCTTTGAACAGCGTGGAGGGGCTTGAATCCACCACATCGACGTCCCGCAACGGCGTTTCACAGATCACTATGGTGTTCACGTACGGCTCCAACCTGGACCGGGCGCGGAACCAGATTGACCGGGCGATTTCCAATGCCAAACGCGTGCTGCCGGCCGACGTCGAGCCCCAGTCCATCGCCGGTAACATCAGCGACTTCCCGATTGTCTACTTGGCGGTGTCGTCGGACAAGCCGCTGAGCGAACTCAACGCCGACCTCCTTCGACTCAGCGTTCCCCGCCTGCAGAAGATCGACGGCGTCCGTGGCGCCGACGTGACCGGCGGCTCCAGCCAGCACATCCTGATCCAGCCCCGCCCCGCTGATCTGGCAACTACAGGGGCCTCTGTCCAGTCCATCAGCAATGCGCTCAAGAACAACGGCACGTTGGTCCCCGTGGGCACCATTGAGGACCAAGGCAAGACCCTTTCCCTCCAGCTCGGCAGCCCGGTGGATTCCCTGGACATCATCAAGGGACTCCCTTTGGCCGGCGCAAAAACGGCTGCAACCATTGGGGCTGTTGCCGATGTCAGCATCGAGGACGACGCCGCCACGTCCATCACCCGCACCAACGGCAAGCCCACATTGGCCCTGTCCGTCACCAAGAAGCCGGAAGGCGATACGGTGGCGATTTCGCACGCCGTGAGGGACGCCGTCGGCCCTATGGAGGAGGAACTCGGCAACAACGCGACTTTCACGCCGGTCTTCGACCAAGCTCCTTTCATTGAAAAGTCCATCAAGGACCTCACCACCGAAGGGCTCCTTGGCCTTGGCTTCGCCGTAGCTGTCATCCTGGTCTTCCTGATGTCCGTACGCTCAACGTTGGTCACGGCCGTCTCCATCCCGCTGTCCCTGCTGATCACCTTCATTGGCATCTCCGCCACGGGATACTCGCTGAATATCCTTACTTTGGGCGCCCTCACCATTGCGATCGGGCGGGTGGTTGACGATTCCATCGTGGTGATCGAGAACATCAAGCGGCATTTGAGCTACGGCGAACACAAGCTGACAGCCATCCTGACGTCCATCCGGGAAGTGGCCGGGGCCATCACGGCTTCCACCTTGACCACTGTGGCCGTATTCCTGCCCATCGCTTTCGTCGGCGACCTCGCCGGTGAGCTGTTCCGGCCCTTTGCCCTGACCGTAACCATTGCGTTGTTGTCATCACTGCTGGTTTCCCTGACAATCGTTCCGGTCCTGGCCTACTGGTTCCTTTCCTCGCCCGGAAGAGGCGCTGAGGCACAGGCATCCGCCAAGGAAGCCGCCCGGAAAGCCCAAGAGGCCGAGGAGCGCAGTCGCCTCCAGCGAGGCTACCTTCCTCTTCTCGCCAAGACGCAAAAGCATCCGGTTATCACCTTGTCGGCAGCAGCACTGATTCTGGTGGCCACCATCGCCGTCTCGCCCCTTCTGTCTACCGATCTGTTGGGCCGCTCCGGCGAGAACAGCATGACTGTGCGCCAAGTCCTTCCAGCGGGCACCAGCCTGCAGGCCACCAGCGATGAAGCCTCCAAGATTGAGGAGTCCCTCAAGGGCATTGCGGGCATCAAGGACGTGCAGGTCACTTCCGGAAACGCCCAGACCGGCTTCGCTGCACTCACTTCCACTGGTTCCTCCAACTCGACATTCACCATTGTCACTGACGAGAAAGTGAACCAAACCAAACTCCAGGATGAGGTTCGCGCCAAGCTGGCAGGGGCCCCCGGGAAGGTGACGGTGGGATCGCAGCAGGGCGGATTCGGGACATCCTCAACGGTGGATATCACCATCAGGGCCGCTAATTCCGCTGACCTGCAGACAGCAAGTGATGCCATGGTCAAGGCTATGGAAGGCGTTCCTGGGAGCTCGGAGGTCGCCACGAACCTTGCTTCCAAGCAGTCGGTGGTCCAGGTCCGTGTTGACCGGGCCAAGGCCGTGGCGGCAGGCCTGACGGAAGAACAAGTAGGAGCCTTCCTGGCCTCCACGGTCAGCCCCATTCCGGCCGGTACCGTTCGGATCGAGACCAACGACTACCCTGTGCAGATCGGTGAGGGCACGCGCTTTACCAGCATTGCCGCAGTTCGGGCACTCCAGCTTCCCACAGCCCGTGGCGGCGTGGCACTGGAGACGATTGCCGCCGTCGAGCAGGTTGACACCCCGGTGTCCATCACCAGCAGCAACGGGCAGCGAACCGCCAAAGTGACCGTGACGCCGTCCGGATCCAACCTGGGCAGTGTCAGCGCAGCGGTGCAGGAGCGGCTGGCGGCTGTGGACTTGCCTGCGGGGGTCACCGCCACCATCGGTGGTGCCACAACGCAGCAGGCGGAGTCTTTCCGGCAGCTTGGCTTGGCCCTGCTGGCGGCAATTGCCATCGTCTACGTGATCATGGTGGCCGCCTTCAAGTCCCTCATCCAGCCGCTCATCCTGTTGGTTTCTGTACCGTTCGCCGCGACCGGCGCCGTGGGACTGCTGTTGATCACCGGCGTTCCCTTGGGGCTGCCGTCACTGATCGGCATGCTGATGCTGGTGGGCATCGTGGTGACCAACGCCATTGTGTTGATCGACCTGATTAACCAATATCGCAAGCCACATGACGGCTCTCCGGGCATGAACGTTGCCGATGCCATCACACACGGTGCGCGCCGGCGCCTGCGGCCCATCCTCATGACCGCCTTGGCGACGGTGTTCGCCCTGACTCCCATGGCTTTAGGCCTTACTGGTGGCGGCGGCTTCATTTCCCAACCCCTGGCAATCGTGGTGATCGGTGGCTTGGTTTCGTCCACGGCCCTGACGTTGGTCCTGGTTCCGGTGCTCTACAAACTCGTGGAGGGGCGCCGGGAAAAGAAGGACCTGCTGAAGGCTTTGCAGGACAAGTCCACGGCTGCTCCCGGCGACGGACCCGGTGGGAACGGCGGCTCCGCATCGGGAGATTTCCAGGACTGGACCACGGGCATGATTCCACGCGTCACTGGCCGCCGTGCGGCCCATAATCCCGCAGAATAGCGGGCTCCCCCAACAGAAGCACTGGTAGTGGACAGGCCCGGGAACAATTCCCGGGCCTGTCCTGTTACAGGTATCGATACATGCAAATGCATCTAGTTTGAGGTACACTGTTTACAGAGCCCGGGACTTCGGGCAGGGAGAAAGGCACATCATGCAGATCGGCGTATTCAGCGTCAGCGACATCACCACTGACCCCACCACGGGCCGCACGCCCACGGAAAACGAGCGCATCAAGGCCTCCGTCGCCATCGCCAAAAAGGTCGAAGAAATCGGCATGGATGTGTACGCCCTGGGCGAGCACCACAACCGGCCCTTCTTCTCCTCCTCCCCCACCACCACCCTGGCCTACATCGCAGCCCAGACCGAGCGCATCACGTTGTCCACGGCAACCACCCTGATCACCACCAATGATCCGGTCAAGATCGCCGAAGACTTCGCCATGCTCCAGCACCTCTCTGATGGCCGCGTGGACCTGGTGCTCGGTCGTGGCAACACAGCTCCGGTGTACCCCTGGTTCGGAAAGAACATCCAGGACGGCATCGAGCTGGCTATCGAGAACTACAGCCTGCTCCGCAAGCTGTGGGACGAGGACACCGTCAACTGGTCCGGCAAGTTCCGCACACCCCTGCAGAACTTCACCTCCACGCCGCGTCCGCTCGACGACGTCGCCCCCTTCGTGTGGCACGGTTCCATCCGCACGCCTCAGATCGCAGAAGTGGCCGCCTACTACGGCGACGGTTTCTTCGCCAACAACATCTTCTGGCCTAAGGAGCACTACCAGCAGCTGATCGGCCTGTACCGTGAGCGCTACGCACACTACGGCCACGGAACTCCGGAGCAGGCAATCGTTGGCTTGGGCGGACAGTTCTTCATGAGGAAGAACTCGCAGGACGCCGTGAAGGAATTCCGGCCATACTTCGACAACGCGCCCGTCTACGGGCACGGACCGTCCCTGGAGGACTTCACCTCGCAGACTCCCCTCACCGTGGGCAGCCCGCAGGAAGTCATCGAGAAGACGCTGACCTTCCGCGAGGCCTTCGGCGACTACCAGCGCCAGTTGTTCCTGATCGACCACGCCGGACTGCCGCTGAAGACCGTCCTGGAGCAGTTGGATCTCTTCGGCGAAGAGGTGTTGCCGGTTCTTCGAAAGGAGTACGCCGCCATGAAGCCTGCGAATGTGCCGGACGCACCCACGCACGCCTCACGGGTTGCCGCCGCGTTGGAGGCCAAGGTCAGCGCGTCCGCTACTGCTGGTGCTGGTGCTGCGGGGCAGGACGCCTGATGTCCAGCCTTTCGGCATCCTCCGCCGTGCGCCTCGCCGCCGAAACCTGGG
The sequence above is a segment of the Arthrobacter sp. StoSoilB22 genome. Coding sequences within it:
- the bcp gene encoding thioredoxin-dependent thiol peroxidase, translated to MAERLIPGDAAPDFTLQDETGKSVSLSDLRGRKTILYFYPAASTPGCTKEARDFRDSLGSLQAAGYEVVGVSPDPVKALAKFSEEEQLTFRLLSDEDHTVAEAYGAWGEKKNYGRSYMGLIRSTFAVDPDGKVSLAQYNVRATGHVAKLRRDLKLDK
- a CDS encoding LLM class flavin-dependent oxidoreductase translates to MQIGVFSVSDITTDPTTGRTPTENERIKASVAIAKKVEEIGMDVYALGEHHNRPFFSSSPTTTLAYIAAQTERITLSTATTLITTNDPVKIAEDFAMLQHLSDGRVDLVLGRGNTAPVYPWFGKNIQDGIELAIENYSLLRKLWDEDTVNWSGKFRTPLQNFTSTPRPLDDVAPFVWHGSIRTPQIAEVAAYYGDGFFANNIFWPKEHYQQLIGLYRERYAHYGHGTPEQAIVGLGGQFFMRKNSQDAVKEFRPYFDNAPVYGHGPSLEDFTSQTPLTVGSPQEVIEKTLTFREAFGDYQRQLFLIDHAGLPLKTVLEQLDLFGEEVLPVLRKEYAAMKPANVPDAPTHASRVAAALEAKVSASATAGAGAAGQDA
- a CDS encoding ABC transporter substrate-binding protein translates to MRRLGMQFGAAVLALGLAGCTGTPGPSPSSSTGSSPAVEPTATFNFGTASMPLGLDPAMTADSESYRVTRQVLEGLVGVDGETGQTTPLLATEWKDSNNGLSYDFTLRSGVTFHDGTTLDATAVCANFNRWFTFPEELRNQAPGISFQSVFKAYSDQPVFSIFKDCKVVSATDVQINLTRPFTGFLQALTLPAFAISSPAALQAKTANVLDQVRNGQAMSTYAGHPVGTGPYAFTAWDEKKLTLSSYKGYWGNKGQIATINFIPYDRAESRQQALLDGKIDAYDLVTSGTFDQLVKKGVQIIQRDPFSVMYLGINQAVAPLEKPEVRQAIEMAIDKEALIRKFFIDNTAQASQFVPPKLSGFNNNAPSLGYNPEKAKELLKKAGYKGEELKFYYPLNATRAYMPTPEKIYAELSRQLVAVGFNIKPVPIDWEDGYLQSVQSAGDRGLHLLGWNGSYADADNFLGPLFGETRAEFGYADSEVFHKIERARAMPEGDERNAQYQAINAEIAASVPAVPIAFPISALALSNKVESYPASPVLNEVFTNVRLKP
- a CDS encoding efflux RND transporter permease subunit, producing MFRLAKLSLGNRALIALITVFAAVFGVITMGSLKQELIPSIEFPQITVVTSMPGASPEVVDKQLSQPLETALNSVEGLESTTSTSRNGVSQITMVFTYGSNLDRARNQIDRAISNAKRVLPADVEPQSIAGNISDFPIVYLAVSSDKPLSELNADLLRLSVPRLQKIDGVRGADVTGGSSQHILIQPRPADLATTGASVQSISNALKNNGTLVPVGTIEDQGKTLSLQLGSPVDSLDIIKGLPLAGAKTAATIGAVADVSIEDDAATSITRTNGKPTLALSVTKKPEGDTVAISHAVRDAVGPMEEELGNNATFTPVFDQAPFIEKSIKDLTTEGLLGLGFAVAVILVFLMSVRSTLVTAVSIPLSLLITFIGISATGYSLNILTLGALTIAIGRVVDDSIVVIENIKRHLSYGEHKLTAILTSIREVAGAITASTLTTVAVFLPIAFVGDLAGELFRPFALTVTIALLSSLLVSLTIVPVLAYWFLSSPGRGAEAQASAKEAARKAQEAEERSRLQRGYLPLLAKTQKHPVITLSAAALILVATIAVSPLLSTDLLGRSGENSMTVRQVLPAGTSLQATSDEASKIEESLKGIAGIKDVQVTSGNAQTGFAALTSTGSSNSTFTIVTDEKVNQTKLQDEVRAKLAGAPGKVTVGSQQGGFGTSSTVDITIRAANSADLQTASDAMVKAMEGVPGSSEVATNLASKQSVVQVRVDRAKAVAAGLTEEQVGAFLASTVSPIPAGTVRIETNDYPVQIGEGTRFTSIAAVRALQLPTARGGVALETIAAVEQVDTPVSITSSNGQRTAKVTVTPSGSNLGSVSAAVQERLAAVDLPAGVTATIGGATTQQAESFRQLGLALLAAIAIVYVIMVAAFKSLIQPLILLVSVPFAATGAVGLLLITGVPLGLPSLIGMLMLVGIVVTNAIVLIDLINQYRKPHDGSPGMNVADAITHGARRRLRPILMTALATVFALTPMALGLTGGGGFISQPLAIVVIGGLVSSTALTLVLVPVLYKLVEGRREKKDLLKALQDKSTAAPGDGPGGNGGSASGDFQDWTTGMIPRVTGRRAAHNPAE
- a CDS encoding malate:quinone oxidoreductase; translated protein: MTFISKTQHADVVLIGGGIMSATLGAFIKQLEPTWTISMFERLDEAGLESSGPWNNAGTGHAALCELNYSPAAKDGSVDPSKALHINEQFQLSRQFWSHLVDSKVIGSPKGFINTVPHMSFVIGDNHANFLKTRYEALKPNTLFRSMEYTEDQDQIAKWAPLIVKGRDRKQRVAATRAAEGTDVDFGALTRELTGYLQSSGAEVNYGHDVTNIHRAAGGGWDLSIKHPKSGEHGRIHAKFVFVGAGGGALHLLQASGIPESKGYGGFPVSGQFFRCTDDAVTSQHSAKVYGQASVGAPPMSVPHLDTRYVDGKRSLLFGPYAGFSTNFLKTSSYLDLPLSIRPGNIIPMLAVAKDNMDLTAYLIKEVAKRHEAKVEALREYYPEASGGNWELITAGQRVQIIKKHPQKGGVLQFGTEVIASRDGSIGALLGASPGASTAVPIMIELLQKSFPKNFKGWQSKLKDMMPGYGVKLNENADLAAELEASTARSLQLEVANAIQS
- a CDS encoding MarR family transcriptional regulator codes for the protein MPDMERWPTTRLLSTAARLVEISWNEKLKSIGLTHAGVIAMQVLAAKGAITQAALAEVARVKAQTMGTTLARLELHGHVTRQRSDSDRRSHVVTLTDAGIAALAEAVKLEQDVLSPVAVDTVRLREELRLVVRGLAGLPAPEQEAHTENTDLPQA